AAAAAACAGTGCTGAGCGTATCAGCAGAGGTGTGAAATCGTGCTTGGTCACATTTATGATTCATACTATGGTGCTGGTCAGGGTACCTATGCCTGACTATTTAAACATTCATTGGCGTATCTGGTAAAGATTACTTTTGACATAAAACCAATGCCTCCTACTTATTCACCTTTTTCGGAACATGAGAGTTAAGGCTAAGAGGTTTATCCGACTTAGCTTTTTGTTTCATGAAATGCAAAGTCCCTAGAAAAATCTAACTTTTTCCAATGGGAGTTTGAAGTTTTGAGAAAAACACAATTTCTGTGCCAAAAAATTCTAAATTAAGTGGAGAAGGGACCAGTTCCTACCTAAAAAATGACAACGGGATGACCATTCGCGGACAATCAATCAGTAAGAAAGTTACTGAATAATAATTATCAATAGTTTTTTATACTATTGCTTTTATGTAACTCTTGCAGGTCGACCGGTATACTTATTACACGAAAAATTTCCTCCTTTAAACCCCCTAAACTGTTATAATAAATACGACCCATCAATACCGCAATTATCGGCCTGTCAATCCTCCTTCTTATGGAATAGAAAATTAAATTTGGGACTGTAATCTTAGCAGCAACAATTAGATCAAAGGAAGTTTTTGGATAGGCTCATAATTTAAATTCTTGTCTATGATTTGCTAGAGACTAGTTTAGTGACTCCTTCTTTTAGGTGCAGTCCCAACAGGTTAGGTGCAAAGCAGAAAGGTTTGTTACAATTAAATAAAATTCTAGAATTTTGAATGATAAAAATGCAAATGACGAAAAATGAAAATAAAATACGTTTTAAAAAATTAACTTCTGAGTCTGTAGAACTTGGTATACTTCTTACACTTGTAGGAGGATTTCTTGATGCTTACACATTCGTAGGGAGGGGCGGGGTTTTCGCCAATGCGCAGACTGGAAATGTCGTACTCATGGGTATAGAAGCTGCAACAGGAGAATGGGAAAAGGCAGTACTTTACGCAGTACCTATTCTGGCATTTATTGTGGGAGTAGTAGTTGCCGAGATGATTAAAAAACCTTCAATGCGACTGTTAATACCGGATACCGAAAGAGCAGTTTTAATTCTTGAGATTGCAGTCCTTTTTATTGTAGGTTTTATACCTTATACAGGTCCTGATATGATGGTGACTGTTGCAATCTCATTTGTAGCTGCTATCCAGTTCTCTATATTTCGCAAACTTGACGGTTCCCCATACAACACAATCGCGATCACCGGAAATCTACGATCAGCTACCCAGGAAGCCTATCTTGCTGTCACAAGAAAAGACTATAAATCGGCTTTTCAAGCAGTCCGTTTTTCTATGATTAACCTCTCGTTTTTAGCAGGAGCTATTCTGGGAGGATTGCTTACTTCATTTATTGGGGTTAAAGCAGTGTGGGTTACTGTAATTGTACTAATTTGCCCTGTAATACTGCTCAGCACAGACGAATACAAGAGTAAGAATGTTCGTATCGATGTTAAAGGCTCGGGGGTTTAATAAGAGATAATCAGTGAATTGCCTGACAAAAAAATCCATAAATTACTGAAAAATTGTCAGTGGATATTGAGAGAAGATTCATGGATTATTGACAAGAAATTAAGATGAGCAGCTAGATGTTTTTCCGTAACATATATCAGCTTTCAGTGCAGGAAAAGTAACAATGGCAAGAGACAGAAGAGATTATTATTATCGTCGGGCAAAAGAGGAAGGGTACAGATCCAGGGCTTCCTTCAAACTTAAACAGATTAATGAAAAACATAAGATTATCAAGCGGGGAGACTCGGTTGTCGATCTGGGGGCAGCTCCGGGAGGATGGCTCCAGGTTGCAAAGGAATTATCCGGGGGAAAAGTTCTTGGTGTGGATTTGCAAAGAATTCAGCCTATTGAGGGAGTTGAGACAATTCAGGGCGATATAAACGCCGAATCCACAATTAAAGAGATTATTCAAATTGTCGGGCAAAAGGGAGCCGATGTGGTGCTCTGTGATGCAGCCCCTAACCTGTCAGGAAACTGGTCCTATGACCATGCAAGGTCAATCGAGCTTGCAACCTCGGCTCTGGAATGTGCAAAAAAAATTCTCAAGCCTAAAGGAAACTTCGTTGTGAAAGTCTTCCAGGGAGATATGTTTGGCGACTATATGCAACAGGTAAGGGATAATTTTGTCCGGACGATGGCTTATTCTCCTCAAGCCTCGCGCTCCCAGAGCGCGGAAATTTATGTTATTGGAAAGAAATTCCTTACAGCTCCGCTCAGGAAAGGAAATGAATTCGTTGTGGATATCGAGAAGTTGGGCTCAGGTGGAGACGGGGCTGTGCTCATTGAGGGTTTTGTTGTCTTCGTAAAGGATGTCGAAATTGGAGAAAAGGTTAGGATTAAAATAACAGATGTGAAGCCGAACTTCGCTTTTGCTGATGTCGCAGAAAGGCTTGGAAAAACCGAGAAATCTGATTAATTTACTAAATGCTTAATTAAGAATTAGTTAAATATCCGTTAAATAAAGTGAACTGTAGAATTAAGTAATGAGAAGCTGAAAAGCCAAACAGTAAAAAGTATAATATTTTCCAAACACGGTGATCCGGTTGATTGATCTTCACACCCATACGATTTTCAGTGACGGGGAACTTATCCCCAGCGAACTTATCCGGCGGGCGGTCATTCACGGCTATGAGGCTATTGCACTTACCGACCATGCCGATTACACTAATCTCGAACAGCTTATAGAAGCTGCAAAGAAAGCAAAATACTTAGAAGAAGAATGGGATATCCGCGTTCTATCTGGTGTTGAGCTGACGCATGTCCCTCCCCGCCAGATCGCTCCCCTTGCAAAGAAAGCAAAAGAACTGGGCGCAGAAATCGTGGTCGTTCACGGGGAAACCATAGCCGAGCCGGTTGCCCCTGGAACAAACGCAGCAGCGGCCGCTTGCGAATATGTTGACATCCTGGCTCATCCGGGGCTGATCTCCGAGGAAGATGTCGAGACCGCTAAAGAGAACAATGTCTGCCTTGAAATTACCGCCCGAAATGGGCACAACCGGACCAACGGCCATATTGCAAGGGTCGCTCTTCAAATCGGTGCAACGCTTTTAGTGAATACAGATACACATACCCCTGAAAACCTTATCACCGATAAAACTGCACTGAAAATCGCAATGGGAGCCGGGCTTACCGAAGCAAGGGCAAGAGAGGTATTAAAAGCATCTGCGAGGAAGATCGCAGAAATTATTTAATTTATAATATTTTTAAAAGCAAAACTCCTGAGGGCAGGTTATAATATGTAATTACCTGCCCTCCCCGATTTCAATTATTCACTAATTGGCTGTGTTTTTCCAAATACTCAGCTACCGTACTCTTTCTAAATTTTATTTCATTCCTTGATATAATTCCTTTATAGTCGAATTTTTCTGAGCCTACCTCTGGAAACTCTGCAATCTTTTGCGTAAACAAAATTGTATGAAATATTAATATAAAAAACCTATAATATAAAATCAAGATTTCACTTCTCGAGGTGTTTTTTACATGAGGGCCTATGTAATGCACTTTAATGAGGTCGACAGGACAAATTTGCTTGAGGTTGGGGGTAAAGGCGCTAATCTGGGAGAATTAAGCAAGGTAGGACTTCCTGTCCCTTCTGGATTTTGCATTACAACATGGGCTTACCGTGATTTTATTGCAGCAAGCAATGAAATGGACAGATTTTTGGATTTGCTTGACCGATTAAAACCGGATCAACCGGATGAAATAAGCAAACTTGGAAAGGTGATAAGAGACCATTTACTGGCTATTCCCATACCCCAAACAATTAAATCATCTATCTTGATGCATGGGAAACACTGGGGGAAGAACAAGCTTATGCAGTTCGATCCAGCGCCACAGCCGAAGATTTGCCAACTGCCTCTTTTGCCGGCCAGCAGGAGACCTATTTGAACGTGAAAGGAGCAGGCCAACTGTTACAGGATGTGAAAAAATGCTGGAGTTCGTTATTTACCGACAGGGCAATTTATTTACCGTATTATAAATGGATTTGGCCATCGTTCTGTGTATTTGTCCGTTGTGGTGCAGCAAATGGTATTTCCGGATGTCTCCGGGCTTATGTTTACCGTGGACCCTGTTAGCGGACACAGGAATACTATTTCCATTGATGCCAGCTTTGGGTTGGGTGAGGCTGTAGTCTCAGGAATCGTCTCCACCGACTCTTATCAGGTCCGCGCAGGTCAGATTGTCAAAAAGCAAATTGCTGAAAAGAAGAAAGCTATTTATCCGGTCGCAGAAGGGGGAACAGTAGTTCAGGAACTTGCTCCTGAACTTCAAAACAAACAGGCTCTGTCTGATGATAAAATTCTGGAGCTGGCCCAAATCGGTCAAAGGATAGAAAAGCACTACTGTTCGGAACAGGACATTGAGTGGTGTCTGGCAGGTAACAGGTTGTATATCTTACAAAGTCGTCCTATTACCTCGCTTTATCCAGTTCCTAAAGTGTACGATAACAAATTTCATATTTTTTTATCTATTGCGCACATGCAAATGATGACAGACGCCATGAAACCTATGGGAATTTCTGTCTTTCAGGAAATACTTCCCTATGGGAAGAATTCCGAATTCTCTCTGAATTCATTAATGGTGGAAGCGGGAGGAAGGCTTTTTTTGACGTTACTCTTTTTTTGCATAATAAACTTCTTCGTAGATTTTTTATCTGGCGAACTAAGATTCTGGATGAATTGATGGGAGATGCTCTGGAAAAAATACTGACAAGCGAGACCTTTCAACAGGAGATTGAGTCAAATCAAGGTACAATGAAGCAGGTATTTAAGTTTTTTAAACTAGTATTTCCACTCTATCTAAAGGGTATTCCTGTTATTATTAACAATTTATTCTTCCTTGACCCTTCAGGAATTATTGAGCGAGCTACAACCCCTGTAGAACCGATTATTTATAAACACGGGAACTACATTATGCAGGTGTCTGGGACAGAGCGGATTATAAGAATCCGTGAAAGTATGAGGAGATTATTGGATGAAATAATTACTAACATGATGTACATACCCTTATCACTAATTGTTCTGCAAATGGCAAGCCGCCTGACCAGGCGATGGTTGGGTGAAGACCTTGATATTGACACGCTGAGTAAATCCCCGCCTGGAGACGTGACCGGTGAGATGGGGTTAATGATTGGGGATCTGGCTGACACAGCACGAAAACATCCTGAAGTCGTAGATTATCTGGAAAGAGCGAAGGACAGCACTTTTTATGAGGGGCTCAGTGAAGTAAAAGGTGGAGATGTGTTCAGGGCTGAACTGGACAGGTTCATGGGACTATATGGCATGCGCTGCCCAGGTGAAATCGATATATCAAACACCCGATGGTGGGAAGCCCCTACAATGCTTGTCCCGTCCATTATATACCACATAAAAAGCAACGCTCCTGGAGAACACCGGAAACGGTTCAGGCAGGGCAGGAAGGAAGCGCAGGAAGCTATATAGAAAATCCTGGAACGCATTAGCACTACTCCCGCCGGAAACCTCAAAGCAAGAATTATATCCAGACTTCTTTCAATTTATCGAAATTCTACAGGTTTACGCGAATATCCCAAGTATATCATTATTCGATTTTTTGACATCTATAGGCAGGCTATCCTTGCAGAGGCACGAGTTTTACATCAGAGAGGAATTCTGGAGAGGGAAGAAGATGTGTTCTATCTGTATCTCGATGAGTTGATTGCATTGTTAGAAAACCGTTTTAGTGAGGACTTGAGGCATCTTATAGACTCCCGTAAAAGAGCCCACACGCT
This region of Methanosarcina flavescens genomic DNA includes:
- a CDS encoding histidinol phosphate phosphatase domain-containing protein; the encoded protein is MIDLHTHTIFSDGELIPSELIRRAVIHGYEAIALTDHADYTNLEQLIEAAKKAKYLEEEWDIRVLSGVELTHVPPRQIAPLAKKAKELGAEIVVVHGETIAEPVAPGTNAAAAACEYVDILAHPGLISEEDVETAKENNVCLEITARNGHNRTNGHIARVALQIGATLLVNTDTHTPENLITDKTALKIAMGAGLTEARAREVLKASARKIAEII
- a CDS encoding PEP-utilizing enzyme; amino-acid sequence: MMGDALEKILTSETFQQEIESNQGTMKQVFKFFKLVFPLYLKGIPVIINNLFFLDPSGIIERATTPVEPIIYKHGNYIMQVSGTERIIRIRESMRRLLDEIITNMMYIPLSLIVLQMASRLTRRWLGEDLDIDTLSKSPPGDVTGEMGLMIGDLADTARKHPEVVDYLERAKDSTFYEGLSEVKGGDVFRAELDRFMGLYGMRCPGEIDISNTRWWEAPTMLVPSIIYHIKSNAPGEHRKRFRQGRKEAQEAI
- a CDS encoding YoaK family protein; the protein is MTKNENKIRFKKLTSESVELGILLTLVGGFLDAYTFVGRGGVFANAQTGNVVLMGIEAATGEWEKAVLYAVPILAFIVGVVVAEMIKKPSMRLLIPDTERAVLILEIAVLFIVGFIPYTGPDMMVTVAISFVAAIQFSIFRKLDGSPYNTIAITGNLRSATQEAYLAVTRKDYKSAFQAVRFSMINLSFLAGAILGGLLTSFIGVKAVWVTVIVLICPVILLSTDEYKSKNVRIDVKGSGV
- a CDS encoding PEP/pyruvate-binding domain-containing protein, which gives rise to MQQMVFPDVSGLMFTVDPVSGHRNTISIDASFGLGEAVVSGIVSTDSYQVRAGQIVKKQIAEKKKAIYPVAEGGTVVQELAPELQNKQALSDDKILELAQIGQRIEKHYCSEQDIEWCLAGNRLYILQSRPITSLYPVPKVYDNKFHIFLSIAHMQMMTDAMKPMGISVFQEILPYGKNSEFSLNSLMVEAGGRLFLTLLFFCIINFFVDFLSGELRFWMN
- a CDS encoding 23S rRNA (uridine(2552)-2'-O)-methyltransferase, which translates into the protein MARDRRDYYYRRAKEEGYRSRASFKLKQINEKHKIIKRGDSVVDLGAAPGGWLQVAKELSGGKVLGVDLQRIQPIEGVETIQGDINAESTIKEIIQIVGQKGADVVLCDAAPNLSGNWSYDHARSIELATSALECAKKILKPKGNFVVKVFQGDMFGDYMQQVRDNFVRTMAYSPQASRSQSAEIYVIGKKFLTAPLRKGNEFVVDIEKLGSGGDGAVLIEGFVVFVKDVEIGEKVRIKITDVKPNFAFADVAERLGKTEKSD